A stretch of DNA from Vulpes lagopus strain Blue_001 chromosome 12, ASM1834538v1, whole genome shotgun sequence:
CTCCTGAAACCCacagggccaggctggggctggcTGGGCTTGTGCACTGAGCTCCTATAGGCCCAGCCCAGGTCAAGATCTACCTGCTGCCCACCCACCCTTGCCCTCCCAGGGGTGTCTGCTGTGCATGGAGGCACCACGGCTCCCAGCAGACAGGACAGGGTGTGGGGTGCTGGGGAGCGCCCATTCCTGTACCCAAAGCTCCTGGCTGAGGCAGCACTGACCCACTTTCCGCTTGCGGATGACCAGGTTGGGgtcactgagcacctgctcctCATCATCGGGGTTCAGCACCTTGCATTGCCTCAGGTAGGGCGTGATGCGCGAGGGGTCGATGATGGAGATGAGCTTCACTCGGAAGCTCTCCAGGGTACTCCAGCACTGGTCTTCGTTCTCATAGTCTGACATGGTGGCGGCCACCGCTGTGATTGGTGGGAGAGCAGCTGGCAAGGACAGTTGCACGCTGGGCCCAGGGGAGTCCAGGACAGGTAGGTGTGAAGCCTCACCCACCCTGGCCCTCCCTCCTCTGCGCTGGTGCTCTGACCGGGGCACCAGCTCAGCCAGGGCGGCCTCTCGGCCTTCTCTAGACCCTACAGCCACTCCCTCAGCAGGTGACCTGGGCTTTCTCTGTCCAAGTCACCCTGATAAGTGTGAGGGAAGATGTGGAGGCTCTTCAGGGACTGGCGGCATCTGAGAATACCCCCCCCCACACTGTGGCCTTGTTCTGGCCTCTGTACCCCCATCCCTAAAGCATGAGGCTGGTAGAAGACCACCACCTCCTACCCACTGGCAGGGCCTCCCTGGCAGGTACAGGCAGGTAGGCGCCCAGGCTGGGGAGGCATGCCTGGGGCATTGACCTGCCCACGTACACGCCAGCCTGTGCTGCTGTAGGACTTCCTCCTTCTTGGACATGGCTCCTGCTCAGGGCCTAGCCCCACCGCCTCCTCTCTTTCCGGCGGCTGGCTGGTGGTGCAACAGTGGCCCAGGCACCGGCTGGCTCAGGAAGGGCAGCTGTGGACCGCTGCACCAGGAGGGGCCCAGCTGCATCGGCATGGCCAGCACCCACGCCGCTCCTGTGCCCTCTGCAGACTCCCAGGGCCCAGGCACCAGCCACCTCTGGGCTTCTCTCCCTGTTCCTGGGCATGCAGGGTGCCAGCTCCCTGACCAGGGCCGTCTGTGTTTGGACTACCCACTGCTGCTCCCTTCCACGGGTGGGCACGGACCACGCTCGAGGCCTGGGCCAAACCAGGAGCCTCCTCCCAGTGGTGGGGACAGAGACCCTGACTTGCCACCTCAGACTGCCCTCAGCCAGCGTAGGAACTGTGGGCGGAGGTTTGCCGCCCAGAGGAGCTAGGCCATACTCCCAGAGAGACAGACGGCAGCAGGCAGGGCCTCTGGAGGAGCTTCCTGAACTTCCTGCAGCCCTTGGCCACACCATCCAGCCAGAGAGACACCAGCAACTCAGTGGATGGCCCTTGTAACGTTCAGCCCGCTTCCTGCCTTTCCCACCTACATCCACAGGTCCCACACCTGACCCTCTGCCGCTAATTCCACTGAGCTGAACAAGCAGGTCTCAGGTGGCTGTGAAGGACAGGGCAGGAGTGGAGGCCCTGGGTGCTCTTCTGGGGTATGTGCCCCAGGAGCCCTGAGCAGAGATGGGTGTCTTCCTGGCCACCCTGAGAGGACAGCCGACCAGCCTACCTCAGGGTCCTCGAGAGGCACCTGTGCAGTGGACACTGGTCAGCCCAGGCTGGCCTGATCCGATGAACAGGAGGTGCTGCTGGCAGCCCAGCGGAGCTCAGGAGGAAAAGCTGTGCACTTCCTGATGGTGCTGCTCAGCTCCACAGAGCCGGGCAGGTCCTCCCAGAGGGAGTGGGTCCTTGGGCCTGCCTTCTGATTCGCCCGCCTGGCAGGGCCCAAGAGGCGGGGCAGAGGGAAGTGGAAGTCCTGCACAGAGGCCTGGAGGCCCAGCCCTGGCATCCACTAAGTGGAAGTGTGAGCAAGGACCCTCCCCGGAGCTGGAGGAAGCCAATGCACTGTCTAGTCCACTTTGGCCTGAACGCAGGCTTCTGGAGGCTTCTCCACCAGGGGCTGGCTGGGAACCTGCAGTGTGGGCCCTCTGCAAAGTGCAGGAGATCCCAGGGCTTCAGGCCCAACTCTGTGATTTCAGCCAGATGCCCACACACACAGTAGGCCAGCCGGGCCTTGATCACATGAGGGCTGGTGTAGCATCCAGAAGGCATGTGGCTGGAGACCCCACTGTGGCCTGTCCGTGCTTGCCCCACATGGCCACCGGCCCCTGCTACACTGCACACCCTATCCCTTCCTGGAGTGTCTCCACTTTACTCTTTACTGGGACACTCGGGACTGTGACAGCAGGCTCCCAGGCCACTCATCATGGCCCCGCAAACCAGTTTCAGAAGGGCTGTTGACCAGCCATCAGAGCTGGACCCAATAGTCAGGATAGCAGGCCTCCAGACCAGGGTCTGCCAGGAAACCCCAGGCCAAGGCCTCACTGGCGCAGCTGGGCTGGTTGGCCCAAGTTGTTGGCTGCCAGGCTGAGGCAATTGCTAGGGAAAGGCCAGGATGGTACTGAGCAGGGCTCCCGGCCCCACCTTCCCATGGCAGCTGCCTCTTGCCTGACAGGCTCCCCGCCTGTAGGCTCTCGGACCTCTGACCCTGGGTGGATGGAGGCTGCCATCGCGCCTCCAGAACAGCCAGTCCTGGGCCCTCCAGGAGCTATGACCAGCAGTGTTTTCCTGCtctgcaaaagaaaattaataaagggtGTCGCCCTCACGGGGGTGTTGGTAAGAATTCaatgacagaaatgttctgttctctgtatcaaaaaccagaaatcaaaaacaaaaggcTAACTGGAGAATCcctaaatgtttgaaaataaaataagagaccTCTAAATAGCCATAGGTCTAAAGGAGCCCCCAAGGAAAGCAGAAACAAGCTGAAAAAGCACCAGGTGCAAACTGAAAAGCTAAGAGCTTGTGCACGAGGTTGCACGGTGGTGGGTCAGCCCCTGGTGGGTGGGCACAGCACCCCAGGGCATGCTCACACCTGGAGAGCACAGGCATGAAGCCTCTAGAACCAAGCACCTCAAAAGGCTGCACACCAAAGCCAAGGCTGTGCACCGCGTCCCTCAGAGCGTGAAGGGTGCTGGGGCTTGGCCTCCCACCAAGAAACAGCTGCTTGGGAGGAAGGGAATGCCGGCCTGGGGCCGCTGCGTGACTtgtgggcaggcaggcagccgCTGGTTCCAGATGCCTGCCTGGGTCGGCGGTGTGGTCAGGAAGGCAGTGAGGCAGGTCCACCCCATTCCCTGTGGCCCCACCAAGGCAGCAGCTGCCTGGTAGCTCTCGGCAGGCCCTGGGGCTCAAGCCACAAGCGTGTTCTGTGCAAAGGGCACTCCCCATGTCCTACACTGTGGCCCGGAGCTCAGGGGGCTCCTCAGACCTCAGGGCCCAGCCATCCGGGTCCTGGCACGGTCAGGGGAGCCCCAACCCTCTGCCCAGTCTCTTAAGGCAACAGGAATCTGGGACTtgccttttaataaaaaaataagccattCACTTTATTCCTTCAAACATTCCTTCCGATTTGTGCTGGAGGACCAGCCAAGCCTCAGTGGCTTCATGGTCACACGGCGaagcctcccccagcctccaaCTGCTTTAGGCTGCTTCCTCCGGGAGGGTTGGAGCTGGGCTCCACAGGCAGGTGGGCTCACTGGGGTCCAGCATGGCTCCCGCCTCCTGTAACACACAGATGCCCAGATGGTGGGGACACCCTGACCCCAGCCAGACCCCAGAGACGGTGCTGTAGGATAGGAACCAAAGGTGGCATTAGGCCTCCCCTGAGGGCGCAGAACCAGGTCTGGCTGCCCACCTGCAGTCCATGCAGGGGGCCATGCTGAGGGCAGGCCCTAGAGCCTGGGTGAGCTTCTGatgcccgccccccccacccccagctgccctcTGTGGACCCTCTCAGGGCGCAGCCCCACTACACTTGTAGGAGCTGGCTCCCACCTCTGTAGACCAGACGTCTTCCCCCACATGGGATCTCTGCACCATGAACTCAACTAATCCGTACTGAGGGCCTACTTGATGCCTGCTCTCTGGGCACTGAGGACCCGGCAGCAAAAACCAAATCATATCACCGCCCTTAAGGGCTCACATTTATGGCAGACACGCACGTAAACCATGTCGGGTGTAGAAGAGACAGTGCTAGCAAGACAGACATTGACAGTGGTACTGCcccaagagaacagagagagcatCTCTGAACAGCCAAACACTGAGCAGACATGATTGGGATAAGGGAACCAGCCTTACAGACATGGACGAAggccaggcagaggggacagcagtGCAAAGGCCCCGAGGCACACGTGGGTCAGCAAGAAGGAAGCACCAGAGTCCAGAGTGTGGAACCCAGTGGGCGAGGGTATAGCTAGGGGAGAAGGATTACATGGCCCTCCCCACAAACGGCTCCCATAGGCCTGTATAACCCTCCCCATCACACTTGATGTGAGCTCCTAAGGGCGATGATAGTCTGCCCCACATCTGGAAAGCTGTGGGCTCCTGTGTGCCCAGAACAGAGGCATGGGGAAGGCCCATGGTATAGGGGTACCtgcacccacccctgcccctccttaCCCTGCTGCTCACACCAGCCGCCGCCTCTTCCGGGCATGCCAGGCATGCCGGGTTCTGCGCACATCAAGGCTGTCACAACCGTCCAGGCTTTGCCCAGGGTCTGGGGCTCCCTGAAACAAAagccaggcagagggcacaggagTGAGTCCCCACTAGGACAGATAGGGAGAGCAGTGGCAGCGAGCAGTCACGCCAGGGGGTAAGCTACATGCTGACAGCACAGTGCAGGGTCAGGCTGCTACCCAGACCTTGTCCTTGCAGACAGTGTGGCTCGCAGAGGACCAGAGGCCCCAGCACATGCAGGGGCCACACGTGGGCTCTTGCTTCCCCCTACCCCTACATAGGGGCTCCATTGCCTTGAGGACACTCCAGAGCAGCCTCCTACACCCCGGTCTTCCCAGTCAGGCCAGCAGGGTAGTGGCCGAGAACACAGGCAGGTGGCAGCAGAGAGCCCGCACATAGGGGACAGGAAGCTCtttcccccccagccccccagccacaAACCCTGCCTCCTGCTGTCCCAACGGTGTAAAGGGGAGCCCCAACTGGGAAGCCTATAGGCGACCCCACAACCTCCCAGACCTGGCACATGACAAAGTGGCCAAGCTCTCCCATGGCCCCAGAACAGGTCAGAGGATGCCTTACCAGGAGCCCCGTAGCCTCATGGTACACATGGCCACAAGGACACAGGGACACCGGCCTGCACATATCAAGCTTCTTGCCAGGGAGTAAGGATAGTTTTGCCCCCACAGGTTGGAAAGCTCTTCTGGGGCAGCTACTGCCAGAGCCAACAGCTAAAGATCTCGGGGTCCCCAGATACACAGGGACAAATGCAGTGCCACCTTTGTGGAACTTGTGTCCCACCACAGGAGCCCGTGTGTGCATGGGATGCATGGGACCCAAGATCACCCGCTCCCTCCCTCAAGCAAGGCCACGAGTGGAGAGGTTCCtctttgtttcccacagtggccTCAAAGGAGGCCACATCCGTACAGACTGAGCAGGCCCAGAGCCAGCTTCCTCCTCAGCAAACCGTGGCCAGCCCTGGGGGCTGGAGCTCCCACCACAGCTGGGTGTGTGGACATGGCTGATGGCCAcagggaagcagggcagggggcTCGTGCCTACCTGAATAGGGATGGTAGCTGCTGGTCCTGCCTGAGGACCACATGTGAGCTCCAGCTCCCCCAGGTCATCCTCACTCTCAGGGTCAGCCCTCGTGGCCACTGACAGGGTAGTGGGGACACCATGGGGAGACAGGGTGGCCAGGAGTGCAGGGAGGGTGAAGGCAGCCAGGAACCGTGCCTTCAGCAGCAGGTAGGCCGGGCTGTCCTGGAGCTGCCTCCGCACCTGTCCCAGTGAGGCCTGCAGGGCTTCAGCTGCCCCACTGGGCATGAGCGATGTAGCTCTCTGCTCTAAGGTCTTCTTGTGGAGCAAGAGTCCAGACAGGGCCCGAAGGCTGCACAGGGCAGGTGGCTGGTAGGGTAGCCTGCTCCCCAGTGGAGGCACGCACACACCCTGCTTTCCCCGCAGCCACTCCAGCACAGCTGCCTCGCTCTCCTGGGACAGGAGGTCCAGGTCTAGGGCACCCCTCTCAGGCCTAGGCCGCGGTGGGGGTGGCCTCTCCAGGCCCAGAGGCCCCGGGAGTCCCCCTGGCCTTGGGGACCCTGGTGTCTCTCCTGGGCCACTCTCAGCTTGCATGGGTGGCTGGCTGGATCTGCAGGGCTTTGCTTCAGGGTGGTCAGCCAGGAGTGTGGCTTGGGAGGATATCCTGGGCATAGCTATCTCCCGGGCCACTTGTGCCTCTCCAGGGAAGGCAGGTCCCCCAGAGGCATGGGCCACGTCACCACCCATTTCCACAGAATTTTGGGACTGGCAGAGCATTGGAATGGTCAAGAGATCTGTCCTGGAGGGAGGATCTGAGTCTGTGTCCACGTTGGCCGGAGGCTGCcaagggtggctcagtccagAGGGCCTGGGGCCCCGGCCTACCTGCATCCCAGGCAGGGTGGGTGACAGAGTCACTGACAGTCCCTTGGGGTCAGAGGTCCCCCCCGCTGGGCCTTGAAGGCCCACCACAGCTGGCACTGAGAGCAGCCCCTGAGCCGTGAGCACCCAGGTGACAGGCAGAGGAGTGGTAGCCACCATGTGCGGCCCCTCCTTGTGCATGCCCAGAGCTGGCGTCAGGCTGAGGGGCTGGACAGGCAGctgagtggggctgggggctgcagggagaaAGAGTGGTGCCTCAGGCAGGCCCTGCTTCCGAGACGTGGCAGGGGCCTGGGACTGTCCCAGACCATCTTGATGGCCATTCACGGAGACCTGGCTGGGGCCCAGCACCGGAGCTCTGGAGGCAGCAGGAACAGCCTCTGTGGAGGCCAGGGTGCGGGCCACGACTGGCAGGGTGGAGGGCCGCTCATCCTTGGCTGACGTCCTCAGCCCATTCACTGCAGGGGCTCCAGGCCCAGAGAGCACCATGTCTGTGACAGCCAGGCCCgaggtggaggggtggtggggggtcTGTGGTAGACTGGGCTGGAGGATCAGTGGTGAGGACAGCAGCAGCGGTGGGAGAGCCACAGTGCCCTCGGTGGCCTTCTGGGCCCGGGCCTCCCGAAGCCGCTTctcccggagcagctcggagacGGTCTTGGGCTTGGGCCGGGGGCCACTCGGAGCTGGCAGGGGCGCCTGTGGACTGGACTTGGCACGGCAGGGCTGCCAGCCCCTGCTCCCCTTGTGGCTGGTGCTCTGCTTTGCAGGCTCTCGTGATGGCAGGCTGCAGAAGCTGCGGCCTGCAGGAAAGACAGAGCTTACGTGAAGAGCTCCGTATATGTGGACCGGACATGGGCTTCCCCCACGTCCCATCAGGAGGCCCCTGTGGAAGGCGGGTGGCTGCTGGGAGCATGGAGTGGGAGCCCTGGCGTCTGAGCTGCATGTTCCCAAACCTCCCTGAGCTCTGGCTGTGGCCAGGGCACTGGGTGCCGGGAAGCAGGGCCCGTCGCATACCACACATCAGCACCGCACCTTCAATGTCCCCAAGACAAGGACGGCTGGGCAACACCGCCCACCTCACGTTGTCTCCCAGGCCCCAGTCCCTCGCATGATGCTGCTGGTGTGGAGAGGCTGGTGGCAGCCAGCAGACGCCCCTCCCTGATGCCTGGGACTGGCTCATGTGCCAGGTAGGTAGGAGCCTAAGGAGCTGCCTCTGTCCCCTCCTGTCAGCCACGCTACTGTCCTTGCTTTGGGATGCAGAGGAGACCTGGCACCAGGGCCACAGTGCTGCTCAGAGCCCGAAATTCAACTCCCATGGAAGGTTTGCTCCCTTCCCACTACAGGAGATGATCAAcacaggagcagagaggcagacagTACCTGTGGCGTTCTGTGTACTTGAAGACATCTGAAAAATAAGTGTAAGCACTTCAGGGAAGTACCCAGGGTCCAGACCCACTTCTCTACCCCCAGGGAAGCCTTCCTTCTGCCCTCACCTACAGCGGAAACAGGGCCCCAAGCACcagagcctccctccctcccacccacatcCACCTACAAGTACCACTGGGTGAGCTCATCACAGTGTGGTCAGGGCTGcgtggggtggagagagagacaggagctTGGCTCTCCAGGCAGGAGGCCTCAGGGGCTCCGGGGCCTGGATGGGGCACCACAGGGCTGACCTGGTTGGTCTGCCTTTAGCTGTGACTGGACTTGAGGACATGGGCTCTCACAGACAGAGCCCACACCTGGCATCCCACCCCAGCAGGGCCAGTGCCTAGAGCAGCAGATGCCCAAGGGCTCAGAGGCCTCCACGCAGCACAGGCTGTGGGACCAGGCAGGCCTGAGTGCCagttctggctctgcctcccctGGACTTGTCACAGAGCCCCTCGGGGCTCCAGGCAGATGGGCAGACACCAGGACATCTCAGAGCCAGCAGGGCTGTTCTCAGGAGCTGACCCAGCCCCTAGGACACCTGAGAATGCCTCCTGTCTCTGGAAAGGGTTGGCATTGCCTTACTCTCCACCTGGGCAGCTGCCGTCCGCCCCAGCACTGGCCCTGCCATGTCAGGAATGGGAGGGAGCCTGTGCCCAGTGCTCACCCCTACTTCTCACCTGTaggagcccaggccctgggtcCTGAGCACTAGTCTGGAGCAGGGCAGATGACTGGGCCTTCCTCTCTCGAACAACCTCCATGCAGCCAGTGGTGTCGATCTGGAACAGCTTGAGGGACACATGTGACACATGCATGACATACTTGTGACAAGAGCCCATCCCCTTCCCTGCCAAGGACTGAGATGATGAGGGTGTCTGCAACCAAACTGCACCAGCTCTGAGCACGGCCCCCAGGGTAGGTCCAGAGTCCAGTACAGCCCCTCAATGCCACGACCCCTTCACTTGACCCAGCTGGCCTCAGGGCCCGGGGGCATCGGAGCAGTGCTCCCACTGCACCTGGGTCTCTTTCCTGAAGTTTTGTTTATGCACTGGGGCTCCAGGCACCCCGTCCCTTTTCAAGATGGGGTTTAATGGTCGCTGGAACGCGACTCCAGCACTGTCCCTTCCATGGTGACTTGCCTGTTAAACGTCACAGAC
This window harbors:
- the SNAPC4 gene encoding snRNA-activating protein complex subunit 4 isoform X3; this translates as MDVDAQREKIAKEIAELERILDPSSSSIGVGVSESGLALDSDADSLPEEDSDAADSPVSEEERWGEASNGEDDPKEKNLPEDPETCLQLNMVYQEVIQERLAEVSLLLAQNREQQEEIMSDLAGSKGPKVKDGKSLPPNLYIGHFMKPYFKDRVTGVGPPANEETREKAAQGIKAFEELLVTKWKNWEKALLRRSVVSDRLQRLLQPKLLNKAAELEIPRARTRQAEWSSSLTQLGQFRWLEYLHQKQSRVTSEAERQVLEKQSREAETEAQDIRQLPEEALLGNRLDNHDWEKISNVNFEGSRSAEEIRKFWQNFEHPSINKQEWSGQEVDQLKAIAAKHGHLQWQTIAKELGTNRSAFQCLQKYQQHNKALKRKEWTREEDRLLTQLVQEMRVGSHIPYRRIVYYMEGRDSMQLIYRWTKSLDPSLKKGFWAPEEDAKLLQAVAKYGEQDWFKIREEVPGRSDAQCRDRYLRRLHFSLKKGRWNASEEEKLVELIEKYGVGHWAKIASELPHRTGSQCLSKWKIMVREKLRQSCLLSSSLGASPGDSSVARPRVRQLWHRTTGNRRRWRGQALQRRLLEYQLLMAMSSWVGDVLPCTSQRPATVHTQADGLRKQLQDAQLTSTPVFTLFIQLFQIDTTGCMEVVRERKAQSSALLQTSAQDPGPGLLQMSSSTQNATGRSFCSLPSREPAKQSTSHKGSRGWQPCRAKSSPQAPLPAPSGPRPKPKTVSELLREKRLREARAQKATEGTVALPPLLLSSPLILQPSLPQTPHHPSTSGLAVTDMVLSGPGAPAVNGLRTSAKDERPSTLPVVARTLASTEAVPAASRAPVLGPSQVSVNGHQDGLGQSQAPATSRKQGLPEAPLFLPAAPSPTQLPVQPLSLTPALGMHKEGPHMVATTPLPVTWVLTAQGLLSVPAVVGLQGPAGGTSDPKGLSVTLSPTLPGMQVGRGPRPSGLSHPWQPPANVDTDSDPPSRTDLLTIPMLCQSQNSVEMGGDVAHASGGPAFPGEAQVAREIAMPRISSQATLLADHPEAKPCRSSQPPMQAESGPGETPGSPRPGGLPGPLGLERPPPPRPRPERGALDLDLLSQESEAAVLEWLRGKQGVCVPPLGSRLPYQPPALCSLRALSGLLLHKKTLEQRATSLMPSGAAEALQASLGQVRRQLQDSPAYLLLKARFLAAFTLPALLATLSPHGVPTTLSVATRADPESEDDLGELELTCGPQAGPAATIPIQGAPDPGQSLDGCDSLDVRRTRHAWHARKRRRLV
- the SNAPC4 gene encoding snRNA-activating protein complex subunit 4 isoform X4 gives rise to the protein MGEAPIPELVPSKAAELEIPRARTRQAEWSSSLTQLGQFRWLEYLHQKQSRVTSEAERQVLEKQSREAETEAQDIRQLPEEALLGNRLDNHDWEKISNVNFEGSRSAEEIRKFWQNFEHPSINKQEWSGQEVDQLKAIAAKHGHLQWQTIAKELGTNRSAFQCLQKYQQHNKALKRKEWTREEDRLLTQLVQEMRVGSHIPYRRIVYYMEGRDSMQLIYRWTKSLDPSLKKGFWAPEEDAKLLQAVAKYGEQDWFKIREEVPGRSDAQCRDRYLRRLHFSLKKGRWNASEEEKLVELIEKYGVGHWAKIASELPHRTGSQCLSKWKIMVRKKQSRGRRRRRPLRRVRWSSSSGDTSSEDISGEGGSGNSEDSEPEEAPETGAGGQAPPSTQHTVPDMDLWVPARQSASEPCGGGARGWPGHHASPSSPPQGSSKAQDGSGAIHPTASAPTEEVGRVHTPSGTHSTSAGGIGHPDLVDTHPLSSEEPANKEKLRQSCLLSSSLGASPGDSSVARPRVRQLWHRTTGNRRRWRGQALQRRLLEYQLLMAMSSWVGDVLPCTSQRPATVHTQADGLRKQLQDAQLTSTPVFTLFIQLFQIDTTGCMEVVRERKAQSSALLQTSAQDPGPGLLQMSSSTQNATGRSFCSLPSREPAKQSTSHKGSRGWQPCRAKSSPQAPLPAPSGPRPKPKTVSELLREKRLREARAQKATEGTVALPPLLLSSPLILQPSLPQTPHHPSTSGLAVTDMVLSGPGAPAVNGLRTSAKDERPSTLPVVARTLASTEAVPAASRAPVLGPSQVSVNGHQDGLGQSQAPATSRKQGLPEAPLFLPAAPSPTQLPVQPLSLTPALGMHKEGPHMVATTPLPVTWVLTAQGLLSVPAVVGLQGPAGGTSDPKGLSVTLSPTLPGMQVGRGPRPSGLSHPWQPPANVDTDSDPPSRTDLLTIPMLCQSQNSVEMGGDVAHASGGPAFPGEAQVAREIAMPRISSQATLLADHPEAKPCRSSQPPMQAESGPGETPGSPRPGGLPGPLGLERPPPPRPRPERGALDLDLLSQESEAAVLEWLRGKQGVCVPPLGSRLPYQPPALCSLRALSGLLLHKKTLEQRATSLMPSGAAEALQASLGQVRRQLQDSPAYLLLKARFLAAFTLPALLATLSPHGVPTTLSVATRADPESEDDLGELELTCGPQAGPAATIPIQGAPDPGQSLDGCDSLDVRRTRHAWHARKRRRLV
- the SNAPC4 gene encoding snRNA-activating protein complex subunit 4 isoform X5, with protein sequence MVSRLIGGLEYLHQKQSRVTSEAERQVLEKQSREAETEAQDIRQLPEEALLGNRLDNHDWEKISNVNFEGSRSAEEIRKFWQNFEHPSINKQEWSGQEVDQLKAIAAKHGHLQWQTIAKELGTNRSAFQCLQKYQQHNKALKRKEWTREEDRLLTQLVQEMRVGSHIPYRRIVYYMEGRDSMQLIYRWTKSLDPSLKKGFWAPEEDAKLLQAVAKYGEQDWFKIREEVPGRSDAQCRDRYLRRLHFSLKKGRWNASEEEKLVELIEKYGVGHWAKIASELPHRTGSQCLSKWKIMVRKKQSRGRRRRRPLRRVRWSSSSGDTSSEDISGEGGSGNSEDSEPEEAPETGAGGQAPPSTQHTVPDMDLWVPARQSASEPCGGGARGWPGHHASPSSPPQGSSKAQDGSGAIHPTASAPTEEVGRVHTPSGTHSTSAGGIGHPDLVDTHPLSSEEPANKEKLRQSCLLSSSLGASPGDSSVARPRVRQLWHRTTGNRRRWRGQALQRRLLEYQLLMAMSSWVGDVLPCTSQRPATVHTQADGLRKQLQDAQLTSTPVFTLFIQLFQIDTTGCMEVVRERKAQSSALLQTSAQDPGPGLLQMSSSTQNATGRSFCSLPSREPAKQSTSHKGSRGWQPCRAKSSPQAPLPAPSGPRPKPKTVSELLREKRLREARAQKATEGTVALPPLLLSSPLILQPSLPQTPHHPSTSGLAVTDMVLSGPGAPAVNGLRTSAKDERPSTLPVVARTLASTEAVPAASRAPVLGPSQVSVNGHQDGLGQSQAPATSRKQGLPEAPLFLPAAPSPTQLPVQPLSLTPALGMHKEGPHMVATTPLPVTWVLTAQGLLSVPAVVGLQGPAGGTSDPKGLSVTLSPTLPGMQVGRGPRPSGLSHPWQPPANVDTDSDPPSRTDLLTIPMLCQSQNSVEMGGDVAHASGGPAFPGEAQVAREIAMPRISSQATLLADHPEAKPCRSSQPPMQAESGPGETPGSPRPGGLPGPLGLERPPPPRPRPERGALDLDLLSQESEAAVLEWLRGKQGVCVPPLGSRLPYQPPALCSLRALSGLLLHKKTLEQRATSLMPSGAAEALQASLGQVRRQLQDSPAYLLLKARFLAAFTLPALLATLSPHGVPTTLSVATRADPESEDDLGELELTCGPQAGPAATIPIQGAPDPGQSLDGCDSLDVRRTRHAWHARKRRRLV